Genomic window (Lampris incognitus isolate fLamInc1 chromosome 3, fLamInc1.hap2, whole genome shotgun sequence):
AACAATACCTTCTCTTATTTGTCTGTCTATTTATTTTGACTCGTTTTATTTTCAACAGCCCGACTTCTCACATCACAGTAGTGAAGCCAATGAGAGTGTGGCATTGGACAATTATGGTGAGAGCATCAACCATATGGAAACCATCTAAACAAATCTTATTTATGAATCTCAACAAGGTAGAGCTTTgtatttgaggggaaaaaaagttcaTTACTCTTACTAGATGTCCTAGTTCAAATTTACAGATGCTAAAATGGTTAAGAAATCTGAAAGAGTGAAAACACCTCGTGTTTTTTGTCAAAATAAGTGCACTTACTTTGTTTTGCATTCCACAGGAGTTTCTGCAAACAATAATACACTGGTAACAGCGGGCTCACTTTATCAGACCCAAATTAACCTTTTGGATCCAGCATTACAGCTGGAGGACCAGGATGAGGAACTTGAAAAGTCTCTGCTTAGTCAAGGAAGTTCTCTAATGGAACTGTACCCCAGCATGGTCAGTAAAATAGGGAAAGCCTGGCACCTTGCGGAAGCTGCTAATTCGGTGCTACGGAGGTACCGCAAACTGAGACGTTCGTCTAATAAAAGGATATCGAAACACACCTTAAATCTCTCATGGAGGCAAACTGAAAGTGAGCCAAATAGGAAGATCAGTCCCAGAGCAAACTTCAAAATATCTCCCAACAGTTCAATAAATGCAAACTACTTGCAAAAATCACACAAATCGAATATAGCAGCCCCCTTCTCTCCCTTGCGTCCTATCACCAATCTACATGATTCACAAGCAAACAAGCAGTCTCCTGAGAGAAAGATACACATAATGAAGACAGAAGAGTCCCATTCTGCTCAAAGGATTGGACTCTCACAGAATTGTTCTGAATTGCAGGACATGATACTGAATCAAACCTTCGAAGTTTCTCAGATGTCCCCCAGATCCTGCTCATGGAAAAGAGAACCGTCACCTGCCCCCAATGCCAGTCCAATGAGAATTTGTTTTCCCAAAACTGATGCCTTTATGGAAACATCTCCAAACTGTGAAAGGCTTACTCTCTCCACACATACACCTCAAAAGACTCGGTATGAAATGGAAACCTTTCTCAGGAAGTGTCCTACCATCCTGCACTCTCCAGTCGGACAAAGTGTCTTCAAAAGTAGGTGGACGACTGCCGAAGACAATGATGGATCTCCACTTTACCTGTCCAGAAACCCCAGGCCACCTGTCCAGACACCCCCTGGAATGGTTGTGACGAGCTATTCCAGGGGACCTGAGAAACCCAGAGCTTTGATTGAATCTCCTGGCTTCTCTAGCCAGAGGTCTGTTATGTCACCAAAAAGACTATTCATTCAAGAAGCATCTCATTCCTCCCAGTCAAAGGTCCACTCACCTCGGTTATCCTCAATGGCGGGTGTTCATGCTCCCCTTTACTCTCCATGCAAGGTTAGCAGTGTCTCCAGCCCCCCCATAAAACTTGAGGATGAGTTTCAGAGACACTACCACAAGTTGGTCTGCCTGGACAAATCATCTCTGCCTGGGACTGTGCCCTGTAATTTATGTGCTGGGAGCTTTACA
Coding sequences:
- the si:dkeyp-117h8.4 gene encoding uncharacterized protein si:dkeyp-117h8.4 — its product is MEPDFSHHSSEANESVALDNYGVSANNNTLVTAGSLYQTQINLLDPALQLEDQDEELEKSLLSQGSSLMELYPSMVSKIGKAWHLAEAANSVLRRYRKLRRSSNKRISKHTLNLSWRQTESEPNRKISPRANFKISPNSSINANYLQKSHKSNIAAPFSPLRPITNLHDSQANKQSPERKIHIMKTEESHSAQRIGLSQNCSELQDMILNQTFEVSQMSPRSCSWKREPSPAPNASPMRICFPKTDAFMETSPNCERLTLSTHTPQKTRYEMETFLRKCPTILHSPVGQSVFKSRWTTAEDNDGSPLYLSRNPRPPVQTPPGMVVTSYSRGPEKPRALIESPGFSSQRSVMSPKRLFIQEASHSSQSKVHSPRLSSMAGVHAPLYSPCKVSSVSSPPIKLEDEFQRHYHKLVCLDKSSLPGTVPCNLCAGSFTANRGHSSSALAALALSPHHSRLRKRYIDLDWDKSPNSKRSRQGHCPYSPGSLRYKRGMLRIQDHSSSSHLSSTATAVSRRSLFSIHSKLPQLKYSASSGPQESRLKNDRW